The stretch of DNA TGGGGACTCAAATGTCCAAAGTCGACCTTTTGGTTTCATAAAAGAATTGTTGGAGGTGTAGAGATTAAATTCCTCCAAGAAGTCTTTGAGCATTTCTCCGTTCCGATTGGTTTTAGAGTTGAAAGTAAACTTGGTCTCATCGGGTCCTAGTCTAGCATTCAGATCACCAGCTATAACCAGAAAATTATGGAGAGGTACTTGCTCAATGGTTGAACGAAGGGTTGTATAGAAATTTTCAATTTCGTCTGCCACAGACGAATTATGtgggctatacacacacaccaatgttgTTTTTGGGTTTCCATCTATCTCAAGCACCATAATTCTAGGTGAGATTGACTCTATACTCAAGAGAGTATCACTAGCCTTTGATGAAAGTAGAAATCCGATACCTCCAACTGTTGAATTAACAGTATTCTTTGATGCTGAGGAGGTTACAAGTTGATAAGAACCGACTTGATGGTATTTGAGGATGTTGTCAAGGTGGTAAAATCGGTGTTCTTGGACAGCTATTATATCAATGCCATGTGATTCTGCATTTGCACCAAGTTCTTCTAGACGGCCAAGAGAGCCGAGGGTGCGGGCATTGAGGGTGCTGAGTAtcgtatgatttttacagctgatgaggtgtttgtttggtgttgtttggttgggggctgactcttctccatcaggtgatacccgtctgttaagattgagggcatcaccgtcaatggatgcccttggaggtgcaacatgatcagagacaggacccggcaaagcaggggctggacctacatccgcaggtataccattaggtctggttccctggggaagaggaaccctggtgcagttaattgtaaattccatagtcttttcaaatggctaataatgtgtgcgcgcgccactactacacacattggaaagcattgtacaaccaagta from Octopus sinensis linkage group LG2, ASM634580v1, whole genome shotgun sequence encodes:
- the LOC115226279 gene encoding craniofacial development protein 2-like; the protein is MRTLNARTLGSLGRLEELGANAESHGIDIIAVQEHRFYHLDNILKYHQVGSYQLVTSSASKNTVNSTVGGIGFLLSSKASDTLLSIESISPRIMVLEIDGNPKTTLVCVYSPHNSSVADEIENFYTTLRSTIEQVPLHNFLVIAGDLNARLGPDETKFTFNSKTNRNGEMLKDFLEEFNLYTSNNSFMKPKGRLWTFESPLGDRAQIDYLIFRKKWRNSVKDSRSYSSFSSVGSDHRIVSATVKLSLRSSKKTKPHPIKMIDWEEVLSNPDMSKQFTIEVYNKFQSLSTSEIDAENIEEKYLSPQLTYMFLLQTAALATGYCKMIFH